A single region of the Hippopotamus amphibius kiboko isolate mHipAmp2 chromosome 6, mHipAmp2.hap2, whole genome shotgun sequence genome encodes:
- the GMNC gene encoding geminin coiled-coil domain-containing protein 1 translates to MNTVLPCQDQYFVGGQSCNCPYSTTTSESSVDVSTETWVSFLAAGLLDNREPQQALQAQDSSSDSNFPVRNSCSWEEAQLSSQLYRNKQLQDTLVQKEEELARLHAENNHLRQYLNSALVKCLEEKAKKLLSSDEFSKACGKFRKGKRKPKEQRYFPPEIPHHKNAKRNLSSEFANCEQPGPPVDPWVLRTLGLKDLNTIDDTSSANYSALSSHPRRTTSTFPQFLDDEVGYHNAPGEDLPVDYGSDRTTASHSTASHSEDFHFLSQLSDPPGGLQTLPYYTSDVSPNKTEVAFSTSLSPHCNVKTHSFHQGQAFVRRDEEGGWKFTWVPKQS, encoded by the exons ATG AACACTGTTCTGCCTTGCCAAGACCAGTACTTTGTAGGAGGTCAGAGCTGTAACTGCCCGTATTCTACTACAACGTCAGAATCTAGTGTTGACGTTTCCACGGAGACTTGGGTCTCTTTCTTGGCTGCTGGTCTCCTGGACAACAGAGAGCCCCAACAAGCACTACAGGCACAGG ACTCATCCAGTGACTCGAATTTCCCTGTTCGTAATTCGTGTTCATGGGAAGAGGCTCAGCTTTCCTCCCAGCTCTACAGAAACAAGCAG CTCCAAGATACTCTGGTGCAGAAAGAAGAAGAACTTGCTAGGTTACATGCAGAGAATAATCATCTCAGACAatacctgaattctgctttaGTTAAATGTCTTGAGGAAAAAGCCAAG AAATTGCTGTCATCAGATGAGTTCTCCAAAGCAtgtggaaaattcagaaaagggaagagaaaacccAAAGAGCAAAGATATTTTCCTCCTGAGATTCCCCATCATAAAAATGCCAAGAGAAACCTCTCTAGTGAGTTTGCTAACTGTGAacaacctgggccccctgtggaTCCCTGGGTTCTTCGAACACTGGGGTTGAAAGACCTCAACACCATTGATGACACCTCATCAGCTAACTACAGTGCCCTCTCTTCTCATCCCAGACGGACCACCAGCACATTCCCCCAGTTTCTGGACGATGAGGTTGGTTATCACAATGCCCCCGGGGAAGATTTGCCAGTTGACTATGGAAGTGACCGAACCACCGCCTCACATAGCACTGCCAGTCACAGCGAAGATTTTCACTTCCTTTCTCAACTTTCAGATCCCCCAGGAGGACTACAAACTCTCCCTTACTATACTTCTGATGTGTCACCCAATAAGACAGAGGTGGCCTTTTCCACATCCCTGAGCCCGCACTGTAATGTGAAAACTCACTCCTTCCACCAGGGACAAGCCTTTGTTCGTCGAGATGAAGAGGGAGGCTGGAAGTTTACCTGGGTCCCTAAACAGTCTTAG